AAATTGCCACTAGCAGCGCTGCAATCGACCTGGGAGCCAAACAAAACGCCTATCGCCGCAACGGGGTGCAGGAATATCTGGTCTGGCAGACCTTCGAGAACCGCCTGAGCTGGTTTCGCTTGCAGGCAGAAGAATACGTCCTGGTGGAACCCGATGCGGAGGGCATCATTCGCATCAGCGTGTTTCCGGGGCTGTGGCTGGACGCGCCCGCGCTGCTAGAGGGGCGGATGATCGAGATGCTAAATGTGCTGCAAGCGGGGCTGGCTGACCCGGCGCATCAGGCCTTTGTGGAGGAACTGGAGGGGCGATCGCCAAATAGTCGTGCAACCTAGACAAGCGAGTTGCATGACTTGCTAATACGACTTACTAACACAACTTACTAAGTTTACTGCCCTCCTATCTCTGCGTTGCCCTATTTCTGCGTTGTCGACAGCGGTTCCTCCAAATCTTCAAAATCGGCAGGCGGCGTGGGCAATTCAGGCATAAAGCGATCCGTCAGCTTTTTCACGATGATGTATAGCACGGGAACCATGAACAGGCTGAGAAACGTAGACAGCAGGTAGCCGCCGAAAATAGCTGTCCCGATCGAACGGCGGCTAGCGGCCCCGGCTCCAGTAGCAATTACCAGCGGGAAAAAGCCTACCAAGCTAGAAAAGCCCGTCATCAAAATGGGTCGCAGTCGTTCTTGTGCTGCCTCGATGGCTGCTTTGGTAATGGGCAAGCCTTTCTCGCGCAACTGGTTGGCGTATTCCACAATCAAAATCGAGTTTTTACTCGCCAGACCAATCAGCATCACCAGACCTACCTGAGAATACACGTCGTTGGCCTGCCCCCGCAGAAGCTGCGCTCCCATCGCCCCTAACACCGCTAGCGGAACCGCAAACAAAACAATCGCCGGATCTACGAAGCTGCCGTACTGCGCCGACAGAACCAGATACACCATCAGCAGCCCCAGGGCAAACAGCAGCGGTGCTTGCCCGCCCGACTCGATTTCCTCTAGAGCAGTGCCAGTCCACTCAAACCCGAGACTAGGTGGAAGCACCTGCTGGGCAACCTGCTCCATCGTGGCGATCGCCTGACCAGAACTTCTTCCCGGCGCTGCACTGCCCTGCACCGAAATCGACCGCAGCAGGTTGTAGTGCGTAATCGACTGGGCGCTGGTGGTTGGGGTCAGCGTTACCAAGTTGCCCAGGGGAACCATATCTCCGGCAGCAGAGCGGACGTAGAGTTGGTTCACGTCTTCCGGCCGGGCGCGGAACTGCTGGTCGGCCTGCACATAAACGCGGTAGCTGCGCCGATCTAACGTAAAGTCATTGACATAGTTCGAGCCTAACAAGCTTTGGAGGGTGGAGAAAATATCATCAATATTCACACGCAGCGCTTTTGCCCGCTCTCGATTAACATTCACAACCAGTTGTGGTGTGCTGGCAGAATAGGTCGAGAACACTGCCTGCAAATTGGGATTCTGGTTGGCAACTCCTATTAGGGCGTTGAGGTAGCCTACAAACTCGTCCAGGGGCATGTTTCCTCTGCGATCCTGCATTTCCATCTGGAAGCCGCCGAAGCTGCCCAAGCCCTGAATCGAGGGCGGGTTTAGCGAGAAAATTCGGGCTTTGGGCATTCCCAAGAACTTCATCTGGATTTGCCCGATGATTTCTTGGACGGATTGTCCCCGATCCTTACGCTCTTCCCACGGCTTCAGCAGGGTGAACATGATGCCTTGGTTGGGTGCAACACCCCCGAAACTAAAGCCCGTCACAGCAAAGTTAGACTCTACCTCTGGAATTTTGCGTACCTCGGCTGAGGCTTCATCCAGGATTTTCTTGGTGTAGTTAAGTGACACGCCTTCGGGAGCCTGCACCAGCGTAATAAAATAGCCTTGATCTTCTTCTGGCAAAAAGGCTCCGGGAACAACTCGATAGACCCAGATCGTGGCTATCAGCGCTAGTACAAACCCAGCTAGCACCCAATACTTCAACCGAGACAGCACTGTGAGCGATCGGCGATAGCGCTGCCGCACACTCTCCAGAAATCCGTTAAATCGCTCAAACTGTTGCCCCAGCCAGCCCTGGTGGTCGGAACGGGGCCGCAGCAGCAGTGCCGACATCGTAGGCGAAAAGGTCAGCGCATTGAATGTAGACACGACGATAGAAAAAGCAATCGTCAGCGCAAACTGGCGATAGATTGCGCCCGTTGTGCCGGGAAAAAACGCCACCGGGACGAACACCGCCATCAGCACCAGCGAAGTTGCAATCACCGCGCCAGACAGCTCTTTCATAGCTTCTGCTGCTGCGCGAAACGGGTTCATGCCGCGATCTTGCACCTTGGCAGCGATCGCCTCCACTACCACAATCGCGTCATCCACCACCATACCTGTCGCCAGCGTCAAACCAAACAAGGTCAGTGTGTTGATTGAGAAGCCGAATATCTTGATAAATACGAAAGTCCCAATCAGCGCAACAGGAATGGCGACCGCTGGAACCAGCGTGGTTCGCCAATCTTGCAGGAAAAAAAACAGCACTAATATCACCAACAGAATAGCGGTGATTAGCGTATACACCACATCTCGTAACGAAACCTGCACAAAGCTTGTGACATCAAACGCAATGGCATAGTCAACGCCAGGCGGAAAGGAACGTTTCAAGTTTTCTAACTCTCGGCGAACGGCAGCCGCCGTCTCTAGCGCATTGGAACCGGAACGTTGCGTAATCCCTAAACCAACAGATTCTATGTCGTTATAAGTCAAGAAAGTCGCATAGTTCTCTGCACCGAGTTCCGCCCGTCCCACATCTTTCAGGCGCACCAAGTTGCCGCCTTCTCCCGTCTTCAGCACTAGGTTTTCAAATTCTTCGACGGACTTGAGCTGGCTATCAGCCCGCAGGTTGATTTGGTATTCCTGGTTCGGATCGGCAGGTTGTTGCCCCAGTTGCCCTGCGCCTACCTGGATGTTTTGTTCGCGAATAGCCTTCGTAACATCCTGCACCGTCAGACCCCGTGCTGCTAACCGCGCTGGATCGAGCCAGAGGCGCATGGCAAACTTCCGTTCTCCAAAAATCTGGATCGACCCGACCCCCGGAATCCGCCGCAATTCTTCCACCATGTACAGGTCGGCGTAGTTGCTGAGGAAAGAGCTATCGTATTCGCCGTTGGTGGGGTAGAGGGCGATCGCCATCAGGAAGTCGCTAGACGACTGCTCTACCTTAATCCCCGTACGGGTTACCACTTCTGGCAAACGAGACTCGGCCCGAGCTACTCGGTTCTGCACATTCACCGCTGCAATGTCCGAATCTTGCCCTGCTGTAAAGGTAACAGTGATCTGGCTGGTGCCATCGCTGCCGCTGCTAGAACTCATGTAGCGCAGCCCATCTATACCATTAATTTCCCGCTCTAGAATATTTGTCACGGTATTCTCTACAGTCTCTGCGTCTGCCCCTGGATAATTTGCTGTTACCACCACCTGCGTCGGTGCGATATCAGGAAACTGGGCGATCGGCAGCGTTGGCAGAACCACCAATCCCAAAAACACCGTGATAATGGCGCAAACTAGTGTGAAAACAGGTTGTTTGATGAAAAAGTTGGCAAACATGTGGAGTTGGATTGAGGGTTCAGCGATTAAGGGTCTAGCACACTAAGTTGCAACAAGAGAAGGGCTTGGATTGTTTGGAATGCTGGTGTTTACGCGAAGCCAAACCCCAAATCCCAAACTCCTACTGCGCCATTGCCTGAGCGGACATAATCGGCGTGCCTTCAGTAAGGTTTAGCACGCCCGACACGACCACCTGCTCACCTGGCTGTAGACCAGAGATGACCCGATAACTATTACCCTGGATGTCGCCTAGTTGCACAAGCCGCTGGCGGGCCACCTGCATGGGCGGCTGTCCGGATTGGCCGTTGGGCGGTGTGGGCTGATCCGGATTGACTTCGGGCTGTTCGGCTATGTAAACGAAGGTTTGTCCAGCGATGCGGGTGATGGCGGCAGTGGGCACTAGCAGCCCCGGCTGGCTGCTCCAAACAACACGAGTGCGAACTAGTTGACCATCGCGCAGGCTGCCGTCGTTCGTAAAGCTGGCCTTGGCAAGAACCGACTGCTCACCGCTGCTGACCTCCGGCGCAACAAAGCTGATGCGACCGCGCAGAGCAGGTTTTCCCTGTTCGTCTAATAGCTCGACTGGCAGCCCGACCCGGAGTTGGCGCGATCGTTCAATGGGCACAGCAATGTTCAAATCCAGCGTGCTGTTTTGAATAATGCTGGTAAGCGTAGTGCTAAGCGTGACCAAGTCACCCACCTTCACCGGGATATTGCCCACCACGCCCGCAATCGGCGAAATCACCTGCCGATCTTGTAGGTCTTCAACAGCAATGTTGCGATTTGCCTGGGCGCGGGCAATTTGGGACTCGGTTTCGCGCAGTGAGGCTTCGGCCGCTCGCACGTTCTCTTCTGCTGCTCGACGGCTGGCGATCGCCGTATCCCGTCTATTTCGCGCTCGGTCTAGCTCTTGCCGCGATAGCGCGCCGGCCGACACCAACAACTCGATGCGGCGATAATCTGACTCTGCTAAGCTGACATCGGCTGCTGCGCGGTCGGCATCAGCCTCTGCGGCTCGGAGCCGAGCTACTGCTGTGTTTCGGGATGACTGTGCAGCCTCTAGGTTGGCGATCGCCCCACTGACCTCTGCACGGCTGCGGTCAGCCCGCAGTTGCAAAATCGGGGTTCGTGCTTGCACTACATCCCCCGGACGCACAAAAATTTCTACCACTCGCCCATCGGCTTCGGGACGCAGCACAACCCGATCTTCTGCCTCCAGTGCGCCCACAAACTCTGAAGTTTCTAGCACCGTACTAGATTGCACAGTTTGCAACTCCACAGGCACAGGAGGCGGGCCGCCCTGTACTTCTGGCGGGCCGCTCTGGCAGGCCCCAGCAACCATTGACAGCAGCATGGCGCTAAGTAGCGAACCCCGACGCGACACCCTACGCTCACGTTGAAACCTGGAGTTAGCGAAATAAACCCGAAACAAAGATGTGAATACTCTAGTCATAAAATACTGCCGGAACTGCATTGCTAGCACCAAACCATAACAGTCAAGAAGCCACAAGCCACCAAGCGATCTCATAACTTCAACCGGCGACATACAAAGTGGCGCTACCTGACGTGTTGCCCTATCCTCAAACCATTCCTATGGAGCTACCAAGTTGTACAGAGCTATCGGCGACATAAAATAGCGCTTCCAAGTTGCAACCATTGCCCACAATGGCCGGAATGTTTCCGCACTCTGGTTGCCCAGAACCCGACCTAAGATCCCTTATCGGCAGCGGTCAACAGCAGCCTAGAGCCAGATTTTGCTTTTTGCCCCAACAAAGATCTTCAATGCATCAATGCATCCAACTCACCCACCTTTGACGAAACATCTGAATCATAGGCATTAGGTAATAATTCACCAACTTGCTTGACCCAAATAAATAATGACCGTGTCATGGTGAACTCCCTCTGACTCGTTCGATGCTGCGAAAACCCATGTCATTGAAATAACATTCTGAGATACTCGCGCTTAAATTCATCAGAATAGGCAAAAGGAAAGCCATAGGCTTCAACAGGTTACCACTGACAGGTCTTAGAGAGGTGATTTTGCTTACCTCTTCGCCCGCTATTCTGACTGATACCAGTTGAACCATATTCAAGACATTCCGTCAGGCTCACCTTGATTTTATGCCCTTAACTATTCAATGTCGGTGTTTTTACGGCAATTTTTATAATTTTTTCTTGCGCATCTAAGTATTTATTCATGATATTGCACGAATAGTCAACTAATGTAGCGGGATCGCCCTGCTGCAGCATCCTCCAACTGGGTTACTCCCATCAGGCTGCGGGATTGGGGCAGACTCCGGGAACGCAAGTTTTGGCGATGAAGAATAAGGAAGATTCTCAGATGGGAACCCTAGAGGTGTCGTGTTCAATTTGATACCTCATTGTCTCTTGGGGAGTACGAGTCATGACGGCCGAGAACCTCCTGAAATCGGGCATTCAAGCAGTTAAACAGCAGCAGTATAAAGCGGCGATTCAAGCGCTGATGGCTTGCTGCCAGACCGCCGATCGCCAGTCCAAGCTCTATTTCCAGGCGCAGATGTGGCTGGTGCGGGCTTACTATGACAGTGGGCAGGCAGAGCGGGCGATCGCCCTTTGTCAGCAGCTCAGCACCGACGCGCCGCCCCAAGTGCAAACCTGGGCTATGAACCTGCTGCCCACGCTATCCGCTGCGCCTGCAATCGGCCTGGACACCGCCGGATCGGCCGCCACCGACGCACCCACCGCCGACCTGCCCCAGCTCAGCGCCGAAGAAGCCCTCGACCTGTTCAATCGGGGTAATCATGCGCTGAAAACCAAGCGCTTTGCCGAAGCCGTCGAGCATTTGGAAACGTACTGCCGATCCGCCAATCCCCATCACAAAGATTTCGCCCAAGCCCAGATGTGGCTGGTGAAAGCCTACAACGGCAATGGGCAAACCGAGACGGCGATCGCCCTCTGTCGTCGATTGCTGCATCACGAAAAAGAATTCGTGCAGCTCTGGGCCCGCCAATACCTCAACACGCTGGCTCCCGAACCCGAAGCCGAAGCAACCCAACTCGAAGCCCCCCTCGCCAACGCAGCCAGCCTGCATCCCAAAATCCAAAATTTAAAATCTAAAATCTCAAACACCCAACCTTCCGCCCTTAGTCCCACCAAAACCCGCGCCCCTCGCGGCGGAGTCTCGCTGGTGATGAAAGGCGTAGCCAGCAGCCTGGCCCTGGCATCGGGCATGACGATCACGCTGCTGTTTGGCATGGTGTTTGCGCTCTGCATGGCGCTGCTGTTTTTGCATGGCAGCGACAACCCCACGGCGGGGCTGGGCCTGGCGCTGGTGGCAACCCTGTTGTTCAATGCCATTGTCTTTTTCCTGTCGCCGCTGATCATGGATGTGGTGCAGGGCTGGCTCTATGGCACGCGCTGGGTCTCGCTGTCGGATATTGAGCGGCGCAGTCCGGAGGCGGGCCGCGTCATCCGCACCGTTTGCCAGCAAAAGAAGCTTGCTCAGCCTCGCCTGGGGCTAATTCCCGACGACAACCCCACCGCCTTTACCTACGGCTCGCTGCCCAACACGGCGCGGGTGGTGGTGAGCCAGGGCTTGTTTAAGTACCTGGACGATGACGAAGTGGCCACGGTCTACGCCCACGAACTGGGCCATGTCGTGCATTGGGACTTTGCCGTGATGACGCTGGCGGCAACGCTGGTCCAGATTACGTATCTTCTGTATGTGTATCTGCGAGAGGCCCAGGACTGGCTGGGCGACAGCGAAATGGCGCGACGGCTCAAGCTGGGGACGCGGAGTGTGGCGATCGCCGCCTACGTGTTCTATGTTCTAGGCGAATATCTGGTGCTGTATCTGTCGCGCACGCGGGAATATTATGCAGACCATTTTGCCGCCGAGGTGACGGGCAACCCCAACGGGCTGTCGCGGGCGCTGGTGAAAATCGCCTACGGGATTGTGGAAGAGGGACAGCACAACCCCCAGCCCAGCAAGGTGCTGCAAGGTACACGCACGCTGGGCATTGCCGACAGCAACAGCGCCGGATTTACAGGCACAGCCTACCGCGTGGCAGCAAGCCCGGTGCAGGTGGGGCGCGTCTTTCTCTGGGATATGTTTAACCCCTGGGCGGCCTGGATGGAGCTAAATTCCACTCACCCGCTAACGGGCAAGCGTGTCCGCGCCCTCAGCACCTATGCCGAACAGCTTGGGCTGGGTGCAGAGTTCGACATGGCGCAGGTGGTGCGTGAAGGGCGCGGGCTAAACAAAACGCGGCTCTATGGCAACTTTGTGCTGGATGTGCTGCTGTATTGGGCAGACTGGATCGGCTTTGGGCTGGGGCTGCTCGTGGCGATCGCCCTCTACCAAAGCGGTGCGAGCAACCTGGGGGCGATCGCCGCTCCTGCACTGCTGGGTGGCGGCATCGGGCTACTGTTCAAAACCTTCGTCATGTATCCCGACTTCAACCGCGCCCCGGCGATGGACATACTCACCCTCATGTCTGACCCCTACGCCAGCCCGCTGCGGGGTCGTCCGGTCAAGCTAAGCGGCGAAATTATTGGCAAAGGCGACTCTGGCTATGCCTATGGCTCAGAAATCAAGCTGCAAGACCCAACAGGGATGATTTTGCTGCGCTATTCGTCCCGCTTTGGGCCCCTGGGCAACTTCTTGTTTGGCGCAAGTCAGGCCGAAAGCTTCATCCACCAGTCCGTCAGTGCGGTGGGCTGGTTCCGACGCGGCATGATGCCCTGGGTGGACCTGATTCGGCTAGACTGCCCCGCCAAGTGGACGGTTCGCAGCTATCACCGCTTCTGGAATCTGCTGTTTGGGGCGCTGCTGATTGGGCTGGCGTTTGTGCTGCCGTCGGTGCTGGCCTAGAGCGCGGCGCAGGCAGCAACGCTGGCAGGAATCTATCTTGCACCGATTGGCGATTTTGGATTGGCGATTTTGGCTAGCCAGTCAAGCCTCGGTCGCTTCTGTCAAGCCTCGGTCGCTTCTCTCGTCTAAAAGTGCATCTCTTTCAAACAGATGAGAGACAACCAGGGTATGATTCTAGATTGAGTGATTTACCAAAATTAGCAATTCCAATGGCAGAAACCCTCCTGTTCAACGCCCTGCGTGAAGCAATCGACGAAGAGATGGCGCGTGACCCGTCCGTGTTCGTGTTGGGCGAAGACGTGGGGCACTATGGCGGCTCCTACAAAGTCACCAAAGACCTGTATAAGAAATACGGCGATTTGCGCGTTCTGGATACGCCAATTGCCGAAAATGCCTTTACGGGGATGGCCGTCGGGGCGGCGATGACGGGGCTACGTCCCATCATCGAAGGGATGAACATGGGTTTTTTGCTGCTGGCGTTTAACCAGATTGCCAACAACGCCGGAATGTTGCGCTACACCTCCGGCGGCAACTTCAAGATTCCGCTGGTGGTGCGCGGGCCCGGCGGCGTGGGGCGGCAGCTCGGCGCAGAACATTCCCAGCGGCTAGAAGCTTATTTTCAGGGCGTACCTGGGCTAAAGATGGTGGCCTGCTCGACTCCCTACAATGCTAAGGGATTGCTAAAGTCTGCCATTCGCGATGACAACCCTGTGATCTTCTTTGAGCATGTGCTGCTCTATAACCTGAAGCAGGATTTGCCAGAGGAAGAATACCTGCTGCCGCTGGACAAAGCAGAGACCGTGCGCGAAGGCAATGACGTGACCATCCTGACCTATTCGCGGATGCGCCACCACGTGATGCAGGCGGTGAAGACCCTGGAGAAAGAGGGGTTTGACCCGGAAGTGATTGACCTGATTTCGCTGAAGCCGCTGGACTTTGAGACGATTGGTGCATCAATTCGCAAGACCCATCGTGTGATCATTGTGGAAGAATGTATGCGCTCTGGCGGCATCGGCGCAGAAATTACGGCATCGATTAACGATCGCCTCTTTGACGAACTGGACGCGCCCGTGATTCGCCTCGCTTCGCAGGATATTCCCACGCCCTACAACGGCACGCTAGAGAATTTGACGATTGTGCAACCTGCCCAAATTGTGGAAGCAGTGCAAAAGCTGGTGGCGCTGAAGGTGTAGTTCAGCCCTGCGCGAGAAACACGCGAGAAATACGCGAAAAACGTTAGTGTGCGACAGGACTGGGGTGTAGCGGTGTTCTTCTGTGGAAATCGCTGGGGGGAATCGCT
The Thermoleptolyngbya sichuanensis A183 DNA segment above includes these coding regions:
- a CDS encoding efflux RND transporter permease subunit — translated: MFANFFIKQPVFTLVCAIITVFLGLVVLPTLPIAQFPDIAPTQVVVTANYPGADAETVENTVTNILEREINGIDGLRYMSSSSGSDGTSQITVTFTAGQDSDIAAVNVQNRVARAESRLPEVVTRTGIKVEQSSSDFLMAIALYPTNGEYDSSFLSNYADLYMVEELRRIPGVGSIQIFGERKFAMRLWLDPARLAARGLTVQDVTKAIREQNIQVGAGQLGQQPADPNQEYQINLRADSQLKSVEEFENLVLKTGEGGNLVRLKDVGRAELGAENYATFLTYNDIESVGLGITQRSGSNALETAAAVRRELENLKRSFPPGVDYAIAFDVTSFVQVSLRDVVYTLITAILLVILVLFFFLQDWRTTLVPAVAIPVALIGTFVFIKIFGFSINTLTLFGLTLATGMVVDDAIVVVEAIAAKVQDRGMNPFRAAAEAMKELSGAVIATSLVLMAVFVPVAFFPGTTGAIYRQFALTIAFSIVVSTFNALTFSPTMSALLLRPRSDHQGWLGQQFERFNGFLESVRQRYRRSLTVLSRLKYWVLAGFVLALIATIWVYRVVPGAFLPEEDQGYFITLVQAPEGVSLNYTKKILDEASAEVRKIPEVESNFAVTGFSFGGVAPNQGIMFTLLKPWEERKDRGQSVQEIIGQIQMKFLGMPKARIFSLNPPSIQGLGSFGGFQMEMQDRRGNMPLDEFVGYLNALIGVANQNPNLQAVFSTYSASTPQLVVNVNRERAKALRVNIDDIFSTLQSLLGSNYVNDFTLDRRSYRVYVQADQQFRARPEDVNQLYVRSAAGDMVPLGNLVTLTPTTSAQSITHYNLLRSISVQGSAAPGRSSGQAIATMEQVAQQVLPPSLGFEWTGTALEEIESGGQAPLLFALGLLMVYLVLSAQYGSFVDPAIVLFAVPLAVLGAMGAQLLRGQANDVYSQVGLVMLIGLASKNSILIVEYANQLREKGLPITKAAIEAAQERLRPILMTGFSSLVGFFPLVIATGAGAASRRSIGTAIFGGYLLSTFLSLFMVPVLYIIVKKLTDRFMPELPTPPADFEDLEEPLSTTQK
- a CDS encoding efflux RND transporter periplasmic adaptor subunit; the protein is MLLSMVAGACQSGPPEVQGGPPPVPVELQTVQSSTVLETSEFVGALEAEDRVVLRPEADGRVVEIFVRPGDVVQARTPILQLRADRSRAEVSGAIANLEAAQSSRNTAVARLRAAEADADRAAADVSLAESDYRRIELLVSAGALSRQELDRARNRRDTAIASRRAAEENVRAAEASLRETESQIARAQANRNIAVEDLQDRQVISPIAGVVGNIPVKVGDLVTLSTTLTSIIQNSTLDLNIAVPIERSRQLRVGLPVELLDEQGKPALRGRISFVAPEVSSGEQSVLAKASFTNDGSLRDGQLVRTRVVWSSQPGLLVPTAAITRIAGQTFVYIAEQPEVNPDQPTPPNGQSGQPPMQVARQRLVQLGDIQGNSYRVISGLQPGEQVVVSGVLNLTEGTPIMSAQAMAQ
- a CDS encoding alpha-ketoacid dehydrogenase subunit beta, which translates into the protein MAETLLFNALREAIDEEMARDPSVFVLGEDVGHYGGSYKVTKDLYKKYGDLRVLDTPIAENAFTGMAVGAAMTGLRPIIEGMNMGFLLLAFNQIANNAGMLRYTSGGNFKIPLVVRGPGGVGRQLGAEHSQRLEAYFQGVPGLKMVACSTPYNAKGLLKSAIRDDNPVIFFEHVLLYNLKQDLPEEEYLLPLDKAETVREGNDVTILTYSRMRHHVMQAVKTLEKEGFDPEVIDLISLKPLDFETIGASIRKTHRVIIVEECMRSGGIGAEITASINDRLFDELDAPVIRLASQDIPTPYNGTLENLTIVQPAQIVEAVQKLVALKV
- a CDS encoding M48 family metalloprotease, yielding MTAENLLKSGIQAVKQQQYKAAIQALMACCQTADRQSKLYFQAQMWLVRAYYDSGQAERAIALCQQLSTDAPPQVQTWAMNLLPTLSAAPAIGLDTAGSAATDAPTADLPQLSAEEALDLFNRGNHALKTKRFAEAVEHLETYCRSANPHHKDFAQAQMWLVKAYNGNGQTETAIALCRRLLHHEKEFVQLWARQYLNTLAPEPEAEATQLEAPLANAASLHPKIQNLKSKISNTQPSALSPTKTRAPRGGVSLVMKGVASSLALASGMTITLLFGMVFALCMALLFLHGSDNPTAGLGLALVATLLFNAIVFFLSPLIMDVVQGWLYGTRWVSLSDIERRSPEAGRVIRTVCQQKKLAQPRLGLIPDDNPTAFTYGSLPNTARVVVSQGLFKYLDDDEVATVYAHELGHVVHWDFAVMTLAATLVQITYLLYVYLREAQDWLGDSEMARRLKLGTRSVAIAAYVFYVLGEYLVLYLSRTREYYADHFAAEVTGNPNGLSRALVKIAYGIVEEGQHNPQPSKVLQGTRTLGIADSNSAGFTGTAYRVAASPVQVGRVFLWDMFNPWAAWMELNSTHPLTGKRVRALSTYAEQLGLGAEFDMAQVVREGRGLNKTRLYGNFVLDVLLYWADWIGFGLGLLVAIALYQSGASNLGAIAAPALLGGGIGLLFKTFVMYPDFNRAPAMDILTLMSDPYASPLRGRPVKLSGEIIGKGDSGYAYGSEIKLQDPTGMILLRYSSRFGPLGNFLFGASQAESFIHQSVSAVGWFRRGMMPWVDLIRLDCPAKWTVRSYHRFWNLLFGALLIGLAFVLPSVLA